The Apium graveolens cultivar Ventura chromosome 11, ASM990537v1, whole genome shotgun sequence genome has a window encoding:
- the LOC141695878 gene encoding uncharacterized protein LOC141695878 translates to MSAYLNLVMSLLGKISSWTIKNICREQNLWADALCKLASSVVASSKSIYVEERKAPSVDMNTPSVDTPMVNEISSATDWRQPISEYILQKKLPQDKGETRAISYKAKNYCVLETKLYHRGLVESLLRCLGPEESNTSIVEVHTGICGDHLGGKNLALKIMRQGEKFTETLSQLKIKHIKSSVAYPQENGQVEVSNRIILQGLKKRVNELPRLWVDELPNVLWSYRTTSKSATGISPFKMAFGLEVVSPVEVYLNSLRVEYFDVEVSREGIQLHNVLMKEVRDEASMKVLQQQARTIAYSTRK, encoded by the exons ATGTCGGCATATTTGAATCTAGTTATGTCCCTGCTGGGGAAAATTTCATCATGGACAATCAAGAACATTTGCAGAGAACAAAACCTATGGGCTGACGCCTTGTGTAAATTAGCATCgtctgttgttgcatcatcaaaGTCAATTTATGTCGAGGAAAGAAAGGCTCCTTCGGTCGATATGAATACTCCTTCTGTCGACACGCCGATGGTTAATGAAATTTCCTCTGCCACAGATTGGCGTCAACCTATTTCGGAGTATATCTTGCAGAAAAAATTGCCACAAGATAAGGGTGAAACTAGAGCCATATCATATAAGGCAAAGAACTATTGTGTGTTAGAAACCAAATTATATCATCGAGGGCTCGTGGAGTCCCTACTCCGATGCTTAGGACCAGAAGAGTCCAACACCTCGATAGTCGAAGTCCATACAGGAATCTGTGGGGATCACCTAGGTGGCAAAAACTTAGCCCTTAAGATAATGAGGCAAG GGGAAAAGTTCACCGAAACACTTTCACAACTCAAGATTAAACATATCAAGTCCTCGGTGGCTTACCCCCAGGAAAACGGACAAGTCGAAGTGTCTAACCGCATAATCTTACAAGGGCTTAAGAAAAGGGTCAATGAATTGCCAAGGCTGTGGGTCGATGAGCTGCCAAATGTTCTCTGGTCGTATAGAACGACCTCCAAGAGTGCAACGGGTATATCCCCTTTTAAGATGGCTTTTGGCTTGGAAGTGGTTTCCCCTGTCGAAGTGTATCTTAACTCGCTGAGGGTCGAGTATTTTGATGTTGAAGTCTCACGCGAGGGAAttcaacttcacaatgttctcATGAAAGAAGTTAGGGACGAGGCATCAATGAAAGTCCTTCAGCAGCAAGCGCGCACAATAGCTTACTCAACAAGAAAGTAA